Proteins from a genomic interval of Arachis hypogaea cultivar Tifrunner chromosome 10, arahy.Tifrunner.gnm2.J5K5, whole genome shotgun sequence:
- the LOC112716300 gene encoding pre-mRNA-splicing factor ATP-dependent RNA helicase DEAH1 isoform X1 — translation MGSDDNLKAWVSDKLMSLLGYSQPTVVQYMIGLSKQAASPADLAGKLVEFGISSSDTHAFADEIFSRVPHKSFGLNQYQKQEREAAMLVRKQRTYDILKADDDDDYVGGEDKSSKATTSTSKKIDSRNKRFRKKTEYQDDEDDEVISRKEMERQVKRRTSPGEDTGSESEEERLKDQREKEELEQHLKERDAAGTRKLTEQKLTRREEEEAIRRSTAQEQDDIQALRKVSRQEYLKKREEKKLEELRDDIEDEQYLFEGVKLTEAEYRELRYKKEIYELVKKRSEEADNVNEYRMPEAYDQEGGVNQEKRFSVAMQRYRDTNAEEKMNPFAEQEAWEEHQIGKATLKYGSKNKKQFADDYQFVFEDQIDFIKASVMDGDNFDYEEMEDALEKSRAKSALEALQEERKKLPIYPYREELLQAVRDHQVLVIVGETGSGKTTQIPQYLHEAGYTKQGMIACTQPRRVAAMSVAARVSQEMGVKLGHEVGYSIRFEDCTSEKTILKYMTDGMLLREFLGEPDLASYSVVMVDEAHERTLSTDILFGLVKDISRFRPDLKLLISSATLDAEKFSDYFDSAPIFKIPGRRYPVEINFTKAPEADYLDAAIVTSLQIHVTQPPGDILVFLTGQEEIETAEEILKHRTRGLGTKIAELIICPIYANLPTELQAKIFEPTPEGARKVVLATNIAETSLTIDGIKYVIDPGFCKMKSYNPRTGMESLLVTPISKASAMQRAGRSGRTGPGKCFRLYTAYNFHNDLDDNTVPEIQRTNLANVVLTLKSLGIHDLLHFDFMDPPPAEALLKALELLFALSALNKLGELTKVGRRMAEFPVDPMLSKMIVASEKYKCSDEIISIAAMLSVGNSIFYRPKDKQVHADNARMNFHTGNVGDHIALLKVYNSWKETNYSTQWCYENYIQVRSMKRARDVRDQLAGLLERVEIELTSNSSDLDAIKKSITSGFFPHSARLQKNGSYRTVKHPQTVNIHPSSGLAQVLPRWVVYHELVLTTKEYMRQVTELKPEWLVEIAPHYYQLKDVEDAGSKKMPRGEGRAQ, via the exons ATGGGGAGTGATGACAATCTGAAGGCATGGGTATCAGATAAGTTGATGTCACTGCTTGGATATTCTCAGCCCACAGTTGTACAGTACATGATTGGACTAT CCAAGCAGGCTGCTTCACCAGCAGATTTGGCGGGTAAACTAGTGGAGTTTGGGATCTCATCGTCAGATACTCATGCATTTGCTGATGAAATATTCTCTCGAGTTCCTCATAAATCTTTTGGTTTAAAT CAATATCAGAAACAAGAGAGAGAAGCTGCAATGTTGGTAAGGAAGCAGAGGACTTATGACATTTTGAaggctgatgatgatgatgattatgttgGTGGTGAAGATAAATCTTCCAAAGCTACTACATCAACGTCTAAAAAGATTGATAGCCGTAACAAACGTTTCAGGAAGAAAACTGAATAtcaagatgatgaagatgatgag GTAATTTCAAGAAAGGAAATGGAGAGACAAGTTAAGAGACGAACTTCTCCCGGTGAAGATACTGGATCAGAG TCAGAAGAAGAAAGATTAAAAGATCAAAGAGAGAAGGAGGAACTAGAGCAACATCTGAAAGAAAGAGATGCAGCAGGGACCCGGAAG TTGACTGAACAAAAATTGACAAGAAGGGAAGAAG AAGAGGCAATTCGAAGATCTACTGCACAAGAGCAGGATGATATTCAAGCTTTGAG AAAGGTTTCAAGGCAAGAATACTTGAAGAAAAGGGAGGAGAAGAAGTTAGAAGAACTGAG AGATGATATAGAAGATGAACAATATTTGTTTGAGGGCGTGAAGCTTACTGAAGCAGAATATCGTGAGCTTAG ATACAAGAAAGAAATATATGAACTTGTAAAGAAGCGGTCAGAGGAGGCTGACAATGTCAATGAG TATAGGATGCCAGAAGCTTATGATCAGGAAGGTGGTGTTAATCAGGAGAAGAGATTTTCTGTGGCTATGCAACGTTACAG GGATACAAATGCTGAGGAGAAAATGAACCCATTTGCTGAACAAGAGGCATGGGAGGAACACCAAATCG GAAAGGCAACGCTAAAGTAtggttcaaaaaataaaaaacaattcgCCGATGACTATCA GTTTGTTTTCGAGGACCAGATTGATTTTATCAAGGCATCAGTGATGGATGGAGATAAT TTTGATTATGAAGAAATGGAAGATGCACTTGAAAAGTCCAGAGCAAAGTCAGCTTTAGAGGCACTTCAG GAGGAGAGGAAAAAGTTGCCCATTTATCCTTATCGGGAGGAATTGCTCCAAGCCGTGCGTGATCATCAG GTGCTTGTAATTGTTGGAGAAACTGGTTCTGGAAAGACCACACAGATTCCCCAATATCTTCATGAGGCTGGCTACACAAAGCAAGGAATG ATTGCATGTACCCAGCCACGGCGTGTTGCAGCTATGAGTGTTGCTGCTCGTGTTTCTCAAGAAATGGGTGTTAAGCTAGGACATGAG GTTGGTTACTCTATCCGGTTCGAGGACTGTACATCGGAGAAGACTATTCTGAAATATATGACTGATGGAATGTTGTTGAGGGAATTCCTTGGTGAACCTGATCTGGCAAGTTACAG TGTTGTCATGGTGGATGAGGCTCATGAAAGGACACTCTCAACTGATATTTTATTTGGATTAGTAAAG GATATTTCTCGTTTCCGGCCTGATCTTAAGTTGCTGATATCTAGTGCTACACTAGATGCAGAGAAGTTCAGTGACTACTTTGATTCTGCTCCAATATTTAAAATTCCAGGGAGACGGTATCCTGTTGAAATAAACTTTACAAAAGCACCAGAAGCTGACTACTTAGATGCAGCTATTGTCACATCACTTCAAATCCATGTCACTCAACCTCCTGGTGATATCTTGGTGTTCCTTACTGGTCAAGAAGAAATCGAAACTGCTGAAGAAATCTTAAAGCATCGAACTAGAGGCTTGGGCACAAAAATTGCCGAGTTAATAATATGCCCTATATATGCCAACCTACCAACTGAGCTACAGGCTAAAATATTTGAACCCACACCTGAAGGGGCAAGAAAGGTTGTCCTTGCAACTAATATTGCTGAAACATCGTTGACAATTGATGGGATCAAGTATGTCATTGATCCAGGATTCTGTAAGATGAAAAGTTATAATCCAAGAACAGGAATGGAGTCCTTATTGGTAACACCCATCTCAAAAGCTTCAGCAATGCAAAGAGCTGGGCGTTCTGGAAGAACAGGACCTGGGAAGTGCTTCCGATTGTATACTGCATATAACTTTCACAATGATCTAGATGATAACACTGTTCCAGAAATACAACGGACTAACCTGGCAAATGTAGTGTTGACTTTGAAAAGTCTTGGTATTCATGACTTACTTCACTTTGACTTTATGGATCCTCCACCTGCAGAGGCATTATTGAAAGCCCTAGAGCTTCTGTTTGCATTAAGTGCACTAAATAAACTGGGTGAGTTAACGAAGGTAGGAAGACGGATGGCAGAGTTCCCAGTTGATCCTATGTTGTCAAAAATGATTGTAGCTTCAGAAAAGTACAAGTGTTCAGATGAGATCATTTCTATTGCTGCTATGCTTTCTGTTGGGAACTCGATTTTTTATCGTCCAAAGGATAAACAAGTCCATGCAGACAATGCAAGGATGAACTTTCACACTGGAAATGTTGGAGACCATATTGCATTGCTAAAG GTCTACAACTCATGGAAGGAGACCAACTATTCAACACAATGGTGCTATGAAAATTATATACAG GTAAGGAGTATGAAACGGGCTAGGGATGTCCGTGATCAACTCGCAGGTCTTCTAGAGCGGGTTGAGATTGAACTAACGTCAAATTCTAGCGATTTGGACGCCATCAAGAAATCCATAACATCTG GATTTTTCCCCCATTCTGCACGACTGCAAAAGAATGGATCATATCGAACTGTTAAACATCCACAGACTGTTAACATACATCCTAGTTCGGGGCTGGCACAG gttcttccaagatgggttgtataCCATGAACTAGTGCTTACAACCAAGGAATATATGAGACAG GTCACTGAATTAAAGCCAGAGTGGTTGGTGGAGATAGCTCCTCACTATTACCAGCTCAAGGATGTTGAAGACG CCGGTTCCAAGAAAATGCCCCGTGGAGAAGGACGTGCACAATAG
- the LOC112716300 gene encoding pre-mRNA-splicing factor ATP-dependent RNA helicase DEAH1 isoform X2 — protein sequence MVISRKEMERQVKRRTSPGEDTGSESEEERLKDQREKEELEQHLKERDAAGTRKLTEQKLTRREEEEAIRRSTAQEQDDIQALRKVSRQEYLKKREEKKLEELRDDIEDEQYLFEGVKLTEAEYRELRYKKEIYELVKKRSEEADNVNEYRMPEAYDQEGGVNQEKRFSVAMQRYRDTNAEEKMNPFAEQEAWEEHQIGKATLKYGSKNKKQFADDYQFVFEDQIDFIKASVMDGDNFDYEEMEDALEKSRAKSALEALQEERKKLPIYPYREELLQAVRDHQVLVIVGETGSGKTTQIPQYLHEAGYTKQGMIACTQPRRVAAMSVAARVSQEMGVKLGHEVGYSIRFEDCTSEKTILKYMTDGMLLREFLGEPDLASYSVVMVDEAHERTLSTDILFGLVKDISRFRPDLKLLISSATLDAEKFSDYFDSAPIFKIPGRRYPVEINFTKAPEADYLDAAIVTSLQIHVTQPPGDILVFLTGQEEIETAEEILKHRTRGLGTKIAELIICPIYANLPTELQAKIFEPTPEGARKVVLATNIAETSLTIDGIKYVIDPGFCKMKSYNPRTGMESLLVTPISKASAMQRAGRSGRTGPGKCFRLYTAYNFHNDLDDNTVPEIQRTNLANVVLTLKSLGIHDLLHFDFMDPPPAEALLKALELLFALSALNKLGELTKVGRRMAEFPVDPMLSKMIVASEKYKCSDEIISIAAMLSVGNSIFYRPKDKQVHADNARMNFHTGNVGDHIALLKVYNSWKETNYSTQWCYENYIQVRSMKRARDVRDQLAGLLERVEIELTSNSSDLDAIKKSITSGFFPHSARLQKNGSYRTVKHPQTVNIHPSSGLAQVLPRWVVYHELVLTTKEYMRQVTELKPEWLVEIAPHYYQLKDVEDAGSKKMPRGEGRAQ from the exons ATG GTAATTTCAAGAAAGGAAATGGAGAGACAAGTTAAGAGACGAACTTCTCCCGGTGAAGATACTGGATCAGAG TCAGAAGAAGAAAGATTAAAAGATCAAAGAGAGAAGGAGGAACTAGAGCAACATCTGAAAGAAAGAGATGCAGCAGGGACCCGGAAG TTGACTGAACAAAAATTGACAAGAAGGGAAGAAG AAGAGGCAATTCGAAGATCTACTGCACAAGAGCAGGATGATATTCAAGCTTTGAG AAAGGTTTCAAGGCAAGAATACTTGAAGAAAAGGGAGGAGAAGAAGTTAGAAGAACTGAG AGATGATATAGAAGATGAACAATATTTGTTTGAGGGCGTGAAGCTTACTGAAGCAGAATATCGTGAGCTTAG ATACAAGAAAGAAATATATGAACTTGTAAAGAAGCGGTCAGAGGAGGCTGACAATGTCAATGAG TATAGGATGCCAGAAGCTTATGATCAGGAAGGTGGTGTTAATCAGGAGAAGAGATTTTCTGTGGCTATGCAACGTTACAG GGATACAAATGCTGAGGAGAAAATGAACCCATTTGCTGAACAAGAGGCATGGGAGGAACACCAAATCG GAAAGGCAACGCTAAAGTAtggttcaaaaaataaaaaacaattcgCCGATGACTATCA GTTTGTTTTCGAGGACCAGATTGATTTTATCAAGGCATCAGTGATGGATGGAGATAAT TTTGATTATGAAGAAATGGAAGATGCACTTGAAAAGTCCAGAGCAAAGTCAGCTTTAGAGGCACTTCAG GAGGAGAGGAAAAAGTTGCCCATTTATCCTTATCGGGAGGAATTGCTCCAAGCCGTGCGTGATCATCAG GTGCTTGTAATTGTTGGAGAAACTGGTTCTGGAAAGACCACACAGATTCCCCAATATCTTCATGAGGCTGGCTACACAAAGCAAGGAATG ATTGCATGTACCCAGCCACGGCGTGTTGCAGCTATGAGTGTTGCTGCTCGTGTTTCTCAAGAAATGGGTGTTAAGCTAGGACATGAG GTTGGTTACTCTATCCGGTTCGAGGACTGTACATCGGAGAAGACTATTCTGAAATATATGACTGATGGAATGTTGTTGAGGGAATTCCTTGGTGAACCTGATCTGGCAAGTTACAG TGTTGTCATGGTGGATGAGGCTCATGAAAGGACACTCTCAACTGATATTTTATTTGGATTAGTAAAG GATATTTCTCGTTTCCGGCCTGATCTTAAGTTGCTGATATCTAGTGCTACACTAGATGCAGAGAAGTTCAGTGACTACTTTGATTCTGCTCCAATATTTAAAATTCCAGGGAGACGGTATCCTGTTGAAATAAACTTTACAAAAGCACCAGAAGCTGACTACTTAGATGCAGCTATTGTCACATCACTTCAAATCCATGTCACTCAACCTCCTGGTGATATCTTGGTGTTCCTTACTGGTCAAGAAGAAATCGAAACTGCTGAAGAAATCTTAAAGCATCGAACTAGAGGCTTGGGCACAAAAATTGCCGAGTTAATAATATGCCCTATATATGCCAACCTACCAACTGAGCTACAGGCTAAAATATTTGAACCCACACCTGAAGGGGCAAGAAAGGTTGTCCTTGCAACTAATATTGCTGAAACATCGTTGACAATTGATGGGATCAAGTATGTCATTGATCCAGGATTCTGTAAGATGAAAAGTTATAATCCAAGAACAGGAATGGAGTCCTTATTGGTAACACCCATCTCAAAAGCTTCAGCAATGCAAAGAGCTGGGCGTTCTGGAAGAACAGGACCTGGGAAGTGCTTCCGATTGTATACTGCATATAACTTTCACAATGATCTAGATGATAACACTGTTCCAGAAATACAACGGACTAACCTGGCAAATGTAGTGTTGACTTTGAAAAGTCTTGGTATTCATGACTTACTTCACTTTGACTTTATGGATCCTCCACCTGCAGAGGCATTATTGAAAGCCCTAGAGCTTCTGTTTGCATTAAGTGCACTAAATAAACTGGGTGAGTTAACGAAGGTAGGAAGACGGATGGCAGAGTTCCCAGTTGATCCTATGTTGTCAAAAATGATTGTAGCTTCAGAAAAGTACAAGTGTTCAGATGAGATCATTTCTATTGCTGCTATGCTTTCTGTTGGGAACTCGATTTTTTATCGTCCAAAGGATAAACAAGTCCATGCAGACAATGCAAGGATGAACTTTCACACTGGAAATGTTGGAGACCATATTGCATTGCTAAAG GTCTACAACTCATGGAAGGAGACCAACTATTCAACACAATGGTGCTATGAAAATTATATACAG GTAAGGAGTATGAAACGGGCTAGGGATGTCCGTGATCAACTCGCAGGTCTTCTAGAGCGGGTTGAGATTGAACTAACGTCAAATTCTAGCGATTTGGACGCCATCAAGAAATCCATAACATCTG GATTTTTCCCCCATTCTGCACGACTGCAAAAGAATGGATCATATCGAACTGTTAAACATCCACAGACTGTTAACATACATCCTAGTTCGGGGCTGGCACAG gttcttccaagatgggttgtataCCATGAACTAGTGCTTACAACCAAGGAATATATGAGACAG GTCACTGAATTAAAGCCAGAGTGGTTGGTGGAGATAGCTCCTCACTATTACCAGCTCAAGGATGTTGAAGACG CCGGTTCCAAGAAAATGCCCCGTGGAGAAGGACGTGCACAATAG